The genomic window AAGCGAGCTTACACAAAAACCAATCTGCTCTGTTGATGGCACACGACAGAGACACCAACCCCGGCATCAAGACCCTCGGGTCTCCGTAGAATTTTCACCGGAGCACGGGAAAGTATCCAGCTTGGTCGGCAAAGCCTTTCAATGTACTCCCTTGGGACATCCTGCCGGTACAAAGACGACCGGTATGCATACGTTCAAGAAGGGCAAAGCATGAAATTGGGAGAAAAACACTGCTATAGGCTAGCCGGAGCTGCCCTGTTTGTGTTCCTTTAGAAATGCCGGCAGGGTACATACTAATCACGGCCAGTTGATGCCTCGCATCTTTCTAGAAGAGTTGAACTTGACATACTGTATGTATTTACAAACACCGGCAGTGTGGCTAGTTGCCGGGCATACATATCATGTGAATTAAGACAACCGTTGCTGCAAGGAACATACTAAGATTACTGTCGGAAGTGCTCATTTGGCCTCCCGAATCTATGGCAGAAGAAGTTTTAGAACGACGAGTGAATCATATGCGGACGACGTAGGCTCGGAGCCTCACGGAACAGACGAAGCAGCGCGGGAAGTAGAAGGCCACCAAAAACCCCATGACGAATCCGACGGCCACTCCGATGCTCGACTGGTCGTTGAGCCTGTGCAGCTTGATTCGTAccggcctccatctcctcctcgaGGGGGTACAATCATGCAATGGTGCACCACAAAGCCTTTGGTTACCAGCAAAGTTCGAAGCCGGAAAGTTCTGTAGCAAAGGAGGAATAGGCCCTGATAACAAGTTCTCCGCTACATTGAATGCGATTAACCGAGTAAGCAAATCGAATTGCGGTGGAATTTGACCGCTAAGTTGGTTATGCTGGAGATTGAGGAGATTCAGATATGTCATATTTGAGATATTCTGTGGGATTGAACCCGAAAAGCTATTGTACGAAAGATCGAGAAATGTCAGATACGGCATCTCCCGTGAAATTTCCTGAGGGATTGGTCCTGACAAATTGTTATTTGACAGGTCCATGCCTGTCACGCTTGAACAGTTCTGTAGACCACGAGGAAATGAACCTTGAAGTCCAAGGTTGCCCAAACGCAGAGAGAAAATCCTATTCTCGTCGGGGTGCCAACATTCCACACCAGTAAAGAGGCAGATGTAACCTTCGGTGGCATTTTTAAAGATCCATGAGGATTTGAGTACACCGTTGGGATCATTCACTGATTGTTGCACAGACTTCAGACACTGGATATCAGCTTCAGAACCAAAACACAACGTTGAGCAGCTCAAGAGTAAAACCAAAAGGAGGAACTTGATATCATCAGCCATCGCAAGCATGGAGTGAAACAAACAGCAGCTCTGCTCGGCCAAAACCTGCAGCTTGTGTAAGAAGACTTGAACACGCTACTTGAAAAATAAGAAATAATTCTTGGACATGATGAGATGTTTCGGGAAACTCACCAGTTGATGCAGCCAGAGCAGAAGCCACCGCCTGCAAAGATTGAACGGGCGCAGGGCTTTTAAAAGGGAGAATCCCTCCAATAGGGCATATAGTATTTTTCATGTTAGTCTCTGAAGTCTTGTAGACGGTAGCACATTGTACCAAGGCAACGGAAATGCAGtcgcggccggccggccggccggcaggCAGGTCAAGGTCAGCAGGTTTACGTACCAATGAAATTAGTGTTGTATTGTCTTAGAAAGTCAGGCTTAGGGAGTTAACTATGTTAGGAGCTCGATCATATGATGATTTCTGAAAAACATCATAGAAATATAGAAAATAAGAGGGAGCATTTTTTTTAGAAAGACGGAGTACAACATAGACGCAAACACACCACCACTACACGCAGCGCCTAGTGAAGACCAGAATCATGAAACTTCAAGATTGACGAAATGTCACCACATGCGTCTTGTTGTTGACGGGATCGTCGGCTCCCGCTAAAACTATTATTTCGTCTTAATGAGACATACAAGTTCTATGATCTGGGGTTTTATTCCTAGTGGGACTCCTAATCATCCAACTACATGTTGATTCTCTAAAGCTAAGATGTTCTAGAAGAGCATAGAAAATAATTGGAGTCCTTATgaaatgattttttttct from Triticum aestivum cultivar Chinese Spring chromosome 3B, IWGSC CS RefSeq v2.1, whole genome shotgun sequence includes these protein-coding regions:
- the LOC123066075 gene encoding probably inactive leucine-rich repeat receptor-like protein kinase At5g48380, whose protein sequence is MLAMADDIKFLLLVLLLSCSTLCFGSEADIQCLKSVQQSVNDPNGVLKSSWIFKNATEGYICLFTGVECWHPDENRIFSLRLGNLGLQGSFPRGLQNCSSVTGMDLSNNNLSGPIPQEISREMPYLTFLDLSYNSFSGSIPQNISNMTYLNLLNLQHNQLSGQIPPQFDLLTRLIAFNVAENLLSGPIPPLLQNFPASNFAGNQRLCGAPLHDCTPSRRRWRPVRIKLHRLNDQSSIGVAVGFVMGFLVAFYFPRCFVCSVRLRAYVVRI